The Pedosphaera parvula Ellin514 genomic sequence GCGCTTCATTTCACGTGCGGGAATGGGTGTTAACTCAATCCAGAAGTCGCAAGACCGCTATCATTTGCCATTAAAATGGCACTAAAGCCACACTTTTTTATCATTAATCACCGGTTGACTTCCGCCAAACCGTCTGCCGCCCCTGCACAAACACCTCTCCCCGCGCCAAAGCTCCTATGGTTGAAGGATATAAAACCCGCTCCGCCTCCTGGATTCTGGCGTGCAAACTCCCCGCCGAATCCCCTGTCAAAACCGGTACCGTCTGTTGCGCCAATATCGGACCCGTATCCACCCCTTGATCCACGAAATGCACCGTGCAACCCGTCACCTTCACTCCGTAATCCAATGCCTGCTTCCACGCCTCCAATCCCGGAAACGATGGCAACAACGACGGATGAATATTAATTACCCTGTGCTCAAACGTCCGCAAAAACTCCCCCTTCAAAATCCTCATGAACCCCGCCAACACCACCAGGTCCACCTCCGCCCCCTTCAACGCATCG encodes the following:
- the purN gene encoding phosphoribosylglycinamide formyltransferase; translated protein: MREKQKLAGMWFLTYEGRVSGERKYRLGVLGSGKGSNFVAIAEACQAGRIPVEVALVISDVENAGILEHARSRGIAARFIKPGQFRTKLDEEAERTYIDALKGAEVDLVVLAGFMRILKGEFLRTFEHRVINIHPSLLPSFPGLEAWKQALDYGVKVTGCTVHFVDQGVDTGPILAQQTVPVLTGDSAGSLHARIQEAERVLYPSTIGALARGEVFVQGRQTVWRKSTGD